From a region of the Flavobacterium sediminilitoris genome:
- a CDS encoding T9SS type A sorting domain-containing protein — MVKNKKTLLLTITCCTFSILNCLAQESPTSAGGNLTGSNGSVSYSVGQVVYLTQTGSNGSISQGVQQPYEISEVLGTENFTNLIQDVKIYPNPTAHNLTLNLINDNNLALHFQIIDLNGKVYKSEKITSNETNISVSSLPSSIYFLKILNQNQEIKTYKIIKK, encoded by the coding sequence ATGGTAAAAAACAAAAAAACACTACTATTAACAATTACATGCTGTACATTCAGTATATTAAATTGTTTAGCGCAAGAATCCCCTACCTCGGCTGGCGGAAACTTAACAGGCTCTAACGGCTCTGTTTCCTACTCAGTAGGACAAGTCGTATACCTTACTCAAACTGGATCAAATGGAAGTATTTCTCAAGGTGTTCAACAACCTTACGAAATTTCAGAAGTTTTAGGTACTGAAAATTTTACAAACTTAATACAAGATGTAAAAATATATCCAAACCCAACAGCCCATAACCTTACATTAAATTTAATTAATGACAACAATTTAGCTTTACACTTCCAAATAATAGATTTAAATGGTAAAGTATATAAAAGTGAAAAAATTACGAGCAATGAAACAAATATATCTGTTTCTTCACTACCATCATCAATCTATTTTCTAAAAATCCTAAACCAAAATCAAGAAATAAAAACATATAAAATAATTAAAAAATAA
- a CDS encoding DJ-1/PfpI family protein translates to MKRNVGILIFNEAEVLDFAGPFEVFSVTSELNNYKLFNVFTIAKELKPISAVNGLSINPKFDFNNCPPIDILIISGGIGTVEQMKDHEILNWIKKIHENTEFTLSICSGSRLLGALGILDNQPYCTHKDVYKHMSKIVTNGFPQKSKRFVSSNKVYTSGGISAGIDLSFHIVEKLHGKEIAKKTAEYMEYSI, encoded by the coding sequence ATGAAGAGAAACGTTGGAATATTAATTTTTAACGAAGCAGAAGTTTTAGATTTTGCAGGACCATTTGAAGTTTTTTCTGTTACTTCAGAACTAAATAATTATAAACTATTCAATGTTTTCACTATAGCGAAAGAACTTAAACCTATTTCAGCAGTAAACGGTCTATCAATTAATCCAAAGTTTGACTTTAATAACTGTCCTCCTATTGATATTTTAATTATTTCAGGAGGAATTGGAACTGTTGAACAAATGAAAGATCATGAAATTTTAAATTGGATTAAAAAAATCCATGAAAACACAGAATTTACATTAAGTATATGTTCTGGATCACGATTACTTGGAGCATTAGGTATTTTAGATAATCAACCATACTGCACACATAAAGACGTTTATAAACACATGAGTAAAATTGTAACAAATGGTTTTCCACAAAAATCAAAGCGATTTGTTTCATCTAATAAAGTATATACTTCTGGTGGAATATCTGCTGGAATTGATTTATCATTTCATATAGTAGAAAAATTACATGGTAAAGAGATAGCAAAGAAAACAGCCGAATATATGGAATATTCCATATAA
- a CDS encoding HPF/RaiA family ribosome-associated protein, translating into MQIQINTDKNIEGNERLVNFYTSELKNELSRFDDKITRIEVHFGDENSEKFGKNDKRCLIEVRIAKKQPLAVTDFADTIEKAFFGALEKVKKVMGTTYEKMREA; encoded by the coding sequence ATGCAGATTCAAATAAACACGGACAAAAACATTGAAGGAAACGAGCGATTAGTTAATTTCTATACTTCGGAATTAAAAAATGAATTATCTCGTTTTGATGATAAAATAACTAGAATAGAAGTTCATTTTGGAGATGAGAATAGTGAAAAATTTGGTAAAAATGACAAAAGGTGTTTAATTGAAGTTAGAATAGCTAAAAAACAACCCTTAGCTGTTACGGATTTTGCCGATACTATTGAGAAAGCATTTTTTGGAGCACTTGAAAAAGTTAAAAAAGTTATGGGAACAACCTATGAAAAAATGCGAGAAGCTTAA
- the clpB gene encoding ATP-dependent chaperone ClpB → MNFNNFTIKSQEAIQQAQQIAQSYGHQQIENEHIFKGILEVDENVTPFLLKKLNVNVELFKKVLDSTLQSFSKVSGTDIMLSREASLALNEASIIAKKRNDEFVSIEHLVLAIFKSKSKVAQILKDQGVTEKGLDSAITELRKGERVTSASAEETYNALNKYAKNLCELAKNGKLDPVIGRDEEIRRVLQILTRRTKNNPMLIGEPGVGKTAIAEGLAHRIVDGDVPENLKDKIIYSLDMGALIAGAKYKGEFEERLKSVVKEVTSAEGDIVLFIDEIHTLVGAGGGEGAMDAANILKPALARGELRAIGATTLDEYQKYFEKDKALERRFQKVNVDEPDTESAISILRGIKEKYETHHKVRIKDDAIIAAVELSQRYITNRFLPDKAIDLMDEAASKLRMEINSKPEELDVLDRKIMQLEIEIEAIKRENDETKLKALGLELANLKEERNEIYAKWKSEKDVVDSIQSIKQEIEDYKGEAERAERDGDYGKVAEIRYGKIKQSQEKLDALQIQLQENQSGTSLIKEEVTNEDIAEVVAKWTGIPVTKMLQSDREKLLKLEDELHKRVVGQEEAIEAISDAVRRSRAGLQDIKKPLGSFLFLGTTGVGKTELAKALAEYLFDDENAITRIDMSEYQERHSVSRLVGAPPGYVGYDEGGQLTEAVRRRPYSVVLLDEIEKAHPDTFNILLQVLDEGRLTDNKGRLADFKNTIIIMTSNMGSHIIQEKFENLKGSIDAATEAAKIEVLGLLKQTVRPEFINRIDEIVMFTPLTQDNIRQIVQLQLKGLTKMLAHQHITMDATPEAIDYLATKGYDAEFGARPVKRVIQREVLNQLSKEILSGTISNDSIILLDSFDGKLVFRNQS, encoded by the coding sequence ATGAACTTTAATAATTTTACAATAAAATCACAAGAGGCCATACAACAAGCGCAACAAATTGCTCAAAGTTATGGTCATCAACAAATAGAAAATGAACATATTTTTAAAGGAATACTAGAAGTCGATGAAAATGTGACACCATTCCTTCTAAAAAAACTCAATGTAAATGTTGAGTTGTTCAAAAAAGTTTTAGATAGCACTTTACAAAGTTTTTCTAAAGTTTCAGGAACAGATATTATGCTTTCTAGAGAAGCAAGTTTAGCTTTAAATGAAGCTTCAATCATTGCTAAAAAAAGAAATGATGAATTTGTATCCATTGAACACCTTGTATTAGCTATTTTTAAATCGAAAAGTAAAGTTGCACAAATTTTAAAAGATCAAGGTGTAACAGAAAAAGGATTAGATAGTGCTATTACAGAACTTCGAAAAGGAGAGCGAGTAACATCAGCTTCAGCCGAAGAAACCTATAATGCATTAAACAAATATGCTAAAAACCTTTGCGAATTAGCTAAAAATGGTAAACTAGATCCCGTTATTGGTCGTGATGAAGAAATCCGAAGAGTATTACAAATTTTAACAAGAAGAACAAAAAACAATCCAATGTTGATTGGTGAACCTGGAGTTGGTAAAACAGCTATTGCAGAAGGTTTAGCACATCGTATTGTAGATGGTGATGTTCCAGAAAACTTAAAAGACAAAATCATCTACTCTTTAGATATGGGAGCATTAATTGCTGGAGCTAAATACAAAGGTGAATTTGAAGAGCGTTTAAAATCAGTCGTAAAAGAAGTAACTTCAGCAGAAGGAGACATCGTTCTTTTTATTGATGAAATCCATACACTTGTTGGTGCAGGTGGTGGAGAAGGCGCAATGGACGCAGCAAACATTTTAAAGCCAGCATTAGCCCGCGGAGAATTAAGAGCTATTGGTGCAACTACTTTAGATGAATACCAAAAATATTTTGAAAAAGACAAAGCATTAGAACGTCGTTTTCAAAAAGTTAATGTTGACGAACCTGACACTGAAAGTGCAATTTCAATTTTACGTGGAATAAAGGAAAAATATGAAACACATCATAAAGTTCGTATTAAAGATGATGCCATCATTGCCGCAGTAGAACTTTCTCAACGCTATATTACAAATCGTTTTCTTCCAGATAAAGCAATTGATTTAATGGATGAAGCCGCTTCAAAATTGCGTATGGAAATTAATTCAAAACCCGAAGAATTAGATGTTTTGGATCGAAAAATTATGCAATTGGAAATTGAAATTGAAGCTATAAAACGTGAAAATGATGAAACAAAGCTAAAAGCACTTGGTTTAGAGTTAGCAAACTTAAAAGAAGAACGAAATGAAATCTATGCAAAATGGAAATCAGAAAAAGATGTAGTAGATAGCATTCAATCTATTAAACAAGAAATTGAAGATTATAAAGGAGAAGCTGAGCGAGCTGAACGAGATGGTGATTATGGAAAAGTAGCTGAAATTAGATATGGAAAAATCAAACAATCTCAAGAGAAATTAGATGCTTTACAAATTCAGTTACAAGAAAATCAATCTGGAACTTCTTTAATAAAAGAAGAAGTAACAAATGAAGATATTGCTGAAGTTGTAGCAAAATGGACTGGAATTCCGGTTACTAAAATGCTACAAAGCGATCGTGAAAAACTCTTAAAATTAGAAGATGAATTACACAAAAGAGTTGTAGGACAAGAAGAAGCTATTGAAGCAATTTCTGATGCTGTTCGTAGAAGTCGTGCTGGCTTACAAGACATAAAAAAACCATTAGGATCTTTCTTGTTTTTAGGAACAACTGGTGTTGGTAAAACCGAATTAGCAAAAGCATTAGCAGAATATCTTTTTGATGATGAAAATGCCATAACACGTATTGATATGAGTGAATATCAAGAACGCCATAGCGTAAGCAGATTAGTTGGAGCTCCTCCTGGATATGTAGGATATGATGAAGGTGGACAATTAACGGAAGCTGTAAGAAGAAGACCATATTCAGTAGTTTTATTAGATGAAATTGAAAAAGCGCATCCAGATACTTTTAATATTTTGTTACAAGTACTAGATGAAGGTCGTCTTACAGATAATAAAGGACGTTTAGCTGATTTTAAAAATACAATTATCATAATGACTTCAAACATGGGTAGTCATATTATACAAGAAAAATTTGAAAATTTAAAAGGAAGTATAGATGCTGCAACTGAAGCTGCTAAAATTGAAGTTTTAGGATTATTAAAACAAACAGTTCGACCAGAGTTCATAAATCGTATTGATGAAATTGTAATGTTTACACCGTTAACACAAGATAATATTCGTCAAATTGTACAATTACAATTAAAAGGATTAACTAAAATGTTAGCGCATCAACATATTACAATGGATGCAACACCTGAAGCTATTGATTATTTAGCTACAAAAGGATATGATGCAGAATTTGGAGCAAGACCTGTAAAAAGAGTTATTCAAAGAGAGGTTTTAAATCAATTATCTAAAGAAATACTTTCTGGTACAATTAGTAATGATAGTATTATTTTATTAGACAGTTTTGATGGAAAATTAGTTTTTAGAAATCAATCTTAA
- a CDS encoding archaemetzincin → MKPIFLFFLILFSCNEKAKETETIIEHIKLEKGDLKLPNYELLTDLNIKLEQPKPGEWLYNNHEKEQSYSDYIKSNPVSPFKDINIIYIQPIGTFTPWEQKIINWNTEYIELFFNLKTVQLPSISENSIPKTQQRFHNGNNQLNASYIINSILPKKTPKDGIVIMGITAKDLYPRPSWNFVFGLASYKKRTGVSSIFRYSDGSIDETNYSKCLMRIIKTSVHEISHMFTIKHCTYAICLMNGSNNLRESDSRPNALCTECLSKLSWNLNFDNVARLNKLISFMEKHHLNEDASILSKQRDIMLINK, encoded by the coding sequence ATGAAACCAATATTTTTATTTTTCTTAATTTTATTTTCTTGTAATGAGAAAGCGAAAGAAACTGAAACTATAATTGAACACATAAAATTAGAGAAAGGGGATTTAAAATTGCCTAATTATGAGTTACTAACAGATTTGAATATAAAACTTGAACAGCCCAAACCAGGTGAATGGTTATATAATAATCATGAAAAAGAACAATCTTATAGTGATTATATAAAATCAAATCCTGTTTCCCCTTTTAAAGATATAAATATCATTTATATTCAACCTATAGGTACTTTTACTCCTTGGGAACAAAAAATAATAAATTGGAACACAGAATACATTGAACTTTTTTTTAATTTAAAAACGGTTCAACTTCCTTCTATTTCAGAAAATAGTATACCTAAAACTCAGCAAAGGTTTCATAATGGTAATAATCAGTTAAATGCATCATATATTATTAATAGTATATTACCTAAAAAAACACCAAAAGATGGAATTGTTATTATGGGAATTACTGCAAAAGATTTGTATCCTAGACCATCATGGAATTTTGTTTTTGGATTGGCTAGCTATAAAAAGAGAACTGGTGTATCTTCTATTTTTAGATACTCAGATGGATCAATAGATGAAACAAATTATTCCAAATGTTTAATGCGTATTATAAAAACATCGGTTCATGAAATAAGTCATATGTTTACAATTAAACATTGTACTTACGCTATTTGCTTGATGAATGGTTCAAATAATTTAAGAGAATCTGATTCTAGACCAAATGCACTTTGTACTGAATGTTTGTCAAAATTATCATGGAATTTGAATTTTGATAATGTGGCTAGATTAAATAAATTAATTTCTTTTATGGAGAAGCATCATTTAAATGAAGACGCATCTATTTTAAGTAAACAAAGAGATATTATGCTTATTAATAAATAA
- the ytxJ gene encoding bacillithiol system redox-active protein YtxJ, producing the protein MSFLKNIFGGSSNEDKENREEAKFYTLDSQSQLDEIDAISKDKPVVLFKHSTRCIISRTVLRQFDNGFNFSDSELDWYLLDLLNHRDISNEITNRYGIMHQSPQILVVKEGKAVYNASHEGIAVEDLKQFV; encoded by the coding sequence ATGAGTTTTTTAAAAAATATATTTGGTGGAAGTTCAAATGAGGATAAAGAAAATAGGGAAGAGGCTAAGTTTTACACTTTAGACAGTCAGTCGCAATTAGATGAAATTGATGCTATTTCAAAAGATAAACCTGTAGTGCTTTTTAAACATAGCACAAGATGTATTATCAGTAGAACTGTTTTGAGACAATTTGATAATGGATTTAATTTTAGTGATTCGGAATTAGATTGGTATTTACTGGATTTATTAAATCATAGAGATATTTCTAATGAAATAACAAATCGTTATGGAATAATGCATCAATCTCCTCAAATTTTAGTTGTAAAAGAAGGAAAGGCAGTTTATAATGCTTCACATGAAGGCATTGCTGTTGAAGATTTAAAACAATTTGTATAA
- a CDS encoding N-acetylmuramoyl-L-alanine amidase — protein MKNLYTLLTILLFSFCLNAQIIVIDPGHGYGSSTSNNPDGRTATEIETALAVGLKTKTLIQNNCSALTVNMTRTTNINGWTSVTQRAQMSNNWNADRLISIHCNAGGGTGTETFYCTYDDTSTTPDINFSKKIQADMVTNGSFNNRRCVEDNSYLSYHLGVLRYSSATACLNEIGFVDHSTDAAKLNSNTWRDKFALSYFNSLKSNLNITCSASSAPGSFSLTATPECVNNSSRINLTWTSSANATSYDIYRNGSLYASNIAGTSFLNTYVTSGTTYTYYIKAKNASGSINNSNGTLTRTAACTPGSFTLTASATCSGSTSAINLTWTTSANATSYDIYRNGNLYASNVTGNSFLNTYLINAGSVYTYYIKAKNSSGTLNNSNGSRSVTATSCAAKASNENDEQLEFNGEISLYPNPAINEITFEINNVQSKNVTLDIFDISGKRIKNMKLNSDNDLIQQQLNISEFASGIYFINFTIDNKEYLKKFVKQ, from the coding sequence ATGAAAAATCTATATACACTACTTACCATATTATTGTTTTCATTTTGCTTAAATGCACAAATAATAGTAATAGATCCAGGTCATGGATATGGCTCTTCTACAAGTAACAATCCAGATGGAAGAACTGCAACAGAAATAGAAACTGCATTAGCAGTAGGTTTAAAAACGAAAACATTAATACAAAATAACTGTTCTGCTTTAACTGTAAATATGACTAGAACAACAAACATAAATGGTTGGACTTCAGTTACACAAAGAGCGCAAATGTCAAACAACTGGAATGCAGATAGACTTATTAGTATTCATTGTAATGCTGGTGGCGGAACTGGTACTGAAACTTTCTATTGTACTTATGATGATACTAGCACTACTCCAGATATCAATTTTTCTAAAAAAATTCAAGCAGATATGGTTACTAATGGTTCTTTTAATAACAGACGTTGTGTAGAAGATAATTCTTATTTATCTTATCATTTAGGCGTTTTACGTTATTCATCAGCAACAGCTTGTTTAAACGAAATAGGGTTTGTAGACCACTCCACAGATGCTGCAAAGTTAAATAGTAATACTTGGAGAGATAAATTTGCATTATCTTACTTCAATTCATTAAAATCTAACTTAAATATTACTTGTAGCGCATCTTCTGCTCCTGGTAGTTTTTCATTAACTGCAACACCAGAATGTGTTAACAATTCTAGTAGAATTAATTTAACATGGACATCATCTGCTAATGCAACTTCTTACGATATATATAGAAATGGTTCTCTATATGCTAGTAACATAGCAGGAACTTCTTTCTTAAATACATACGTAACTTCTGGAACTACATATACTTATTATATTAAAGCTAAAAATGCATCTGGTTCTATAAATAATTCAAATGGAACACTAACTAGAACTGCTGCTTGTACTCCAGGATCATTTACTTTAACAGCTTCAGCAACATGCAGTGGATCAACAAGTGCAATTAACTTAACATGGACTACTTCTGCAAATGCAACTTCTTATGATATTTATAGAAACGGAAATCTATATGCTAGTAATGTAACAGGAAATTCATTTTTAAATACATATTTAATTAATGCAGGATCAGTTTATACCTATTATATTAAGGCTAAAAATAGTTCTGGAACATTAAATAACTCAAATGGAAGCAGATCTGTAACAGCAACTAGTTGTGCTGCAAAAGCGAGTAATGAGAATGATGAACAGTTAGAATTTAATGGTGAAATTTCACTTTATCCAAATCCTGCAATAAATGAAATTACATTTGAAATTAATAATGTTCAAAGTAAAAACGTTACTTTAGATATTTTTGACATTTCTGGAAAACGTATTAAAAACATGAAATTAAATTCAGATAATGACTTAATCCAACAACAACTTAATATTTCTGAATTTGCTAGTGGTATTTACTTTATCAATTTCACTATTGATAATAAAGAATACTTAAAGAAATTCGTTAAACAATAA
- a CDS encoding TolB family protein yields MKKRLFYYFLFAFSITISNAQELKNLERINLEGYFTNPVVSPNGKFVLLTNEHFNGVFLLNLSTQEVNKISEKQGSGYGYSWDRNSESFYFKQKNKDEFYSNSKTYSYTINNKEITELPEINHNYLPSFNGFYKENESQIVVYTNLETLKIHARDLISQKDWVVTNDEGQFYNALLSHDSKKVAVHNGADIYVYDIYGKEESIKIGTGIATSWSPNDNYLIGFLDQSSDGHTIDNSEIYIFSPAKYSPKKLTNTEVFSEMFPSFIENDRILFSDDKTGRIYSFNIK; encoded by the coding sequence ATGAAAAAAAGACTATTTTACTATTTTCTGTTTGCTTTTAGTATTACTATAAGCAATGCTCAAGAATTAAAAAATCTTGAAAGAATCAATTTAGAAGGTTATTTTACAAATCCTGTAGTATCACCAAATGGGAAATTTGTATTACTAACCAATGAACATTTTAACGGTGTGTTTTTATTAAATTTAAGCACGCAAGAAGTCAATAAAATTTCTGAAAAACAAGGTAGTGGTTACGGCTATTCATGGGATAGAAATAGCGAATCATTCTATTTTAAACAAAAAAACAAGGATGAATTCTATTCTAATTCAAAAACGTATAGCTATACTATAAACAATAAAGAAATTACTGAACTTCCTGAGATTAATCATAATTATTTACCTTCCTTTAATGGTTTCTACAAAGAGAATGAATCTCAAATCGTTGTTTATACAAATTTAGAAACATTAAAAATTCATGCTAGAGATTTAATTTCTCAAAAAGATTGGGTTGTAACTAATGATGAGGGACAATTTTACAATGCACTATTATCTCATGATTCAAAAAAAGTAGCAGTACACAACGGTGCAGATATATATGTATATGATATATATGGGAAAGAAGAAAGTATAAAAATAGGAACTGGAATTGCCACATCATGGTCTCCAAACGATAACTATTTAATTGGCTTTTTAGACCAAAGCTCTGATGGTCACACTATAGATAATTCTGAAATTTATATATTCAGTCCAGCAAAATATAGTCCAAAGAAACTTACTAATACAGAAGTTTTTTCAGAAATGTTTCCTTCATTTATAGAAAATGATAGAATACTTTTCTCTGATGATAAAACAGGCCGAATATATTCATTTAACATAAAATAA